The Euleptes europaea isolate rEulEur1 chromosome 2, rEulEur1.hap1, whole genome shotgun sequence genome has a segment encoding these proteins:
- the LURAP1 gene encoding leucine rich adaptor protein 1 yields MEAPSACADSLALKELEGKVGRRPPDGLLRWLREDPAAPLLPGSPGRGPRPGLPGQIAALKRELAYLRAIDIKILQQLVAVNEGIEAVKWLLEEKGMLTSRCSSLTSSQYSLVESQETSRRGSWNSLQDPNDKLDSMSIGSYLDTLADEMDEYGQGSSIEPIMASTPGGPMARVEKIDPDQGLPTKTLIKEQDESKEEPEKVPRLVKNQGDSEQNKAARQPPAVTNGVPGRKVPEVEQGTEAKFTSAVADSPAPRAFRNKTVDLENCKLNSRLHLEYDAHWQWVQSQDDVTFL; encoded by the exons ATGGAGGCTCCGTCCGCCTGCGCCGACTCCCTCGCCCTGAAGGAGCTGGAGGGCAAAGTGGGGCGCCGGCCCCCCGACGGGCTGCTGCGCTGGCTGCGGGAGGACCCGGCGGCTCCCCTCCTGCCGGGCAGCCCGGGCCGGGGTCCGCGCCCCGGGCTGCCCGGCCAGATCGCGGCGCTGAAGCGGGAGCTG GCCTACTTGAGAGCAATAGATATCAAGATACTACAGCAGTTAGTGGCTGTGAATGAAGGTATTGAGGCAGTCAAGTGGCTATTGGAAGAGAAAGGAATGCTGACCAGCCGCTGCAGCAGCCTCACCAGCAGCCAGTACAGCCTGGTAGAGAGTCAAGAGACATCTCGGCGGGGGAGCTGGAACAGCCTTCAGGACCCCAACGACAAGCTGGACAGTATGTCCATTGGCAGCTATTTGGACACACTTGCTGATGAGATGGATGAGTATGGACAAGGCTCTAGTATAGAGCCCATAATGGCATCCACACCAGGCGGACCAATGGCCAGAGTTGAAAAGATTGACCCAGACCAGGGTCTTCCTACCAAGACTTTAATCAAAGAACAGGACGAAAGCAAAGAGGAGCCGGAGAAGGTGCCTAGGTTGGTTAAAAACCAAGGAGACAGTGAGCAAAACAAAGCTGCCAGGCAGCCACCAGCAGTAACCAATGGGGTTCCGGGCAGAAAAGTTCCAGAGGTGGAGCAGGGCACTGAGGCAAAATTCACCTCAGCAGTTGCAGATAGCCCAGCACCGAGGGCCTTCAGGAACAAAACAGTTGACTTGGAGAATTGCAAGTTGAACAGCAGGTTGCATCTGGAGTATGATGCCCACTGGCAATGGGTTCAGTCTCAAGATGATGTGACGTTCTTGTAG